The DNA sequence GAGCAATTGTCGTGTTTGCTTAACCATTACAGCCTCCTATGCGCGGCGGTTATCTAGTGAGAACGCACCCGCACCATGCGCGACTAATAATAAGAAACCACCAGCAATCGAGACGTTTTTCATAAACATAATCATCTGCATTTGATCGCTTGGGTTGAAGTGAAATAACACTGCCGACACCAGACTAAAGCCTGCCAGTAAAAAGGCCACTAAACGGGTTTGCCAACCTACAACAATGGCAATACCGCCCACCAGCTCAAGGGCTATCACTAACGGCAATAACATGCCCGGTACGCCCATCGCTTCCATATAACCTTGCGTGCCAGCGTAGCCGCCAATTTTGCTGTAACCAGACATAATAAACATAA is a window from the Agarivorans sp. TSD2052 genome containing:
- a CDS encoding DoxX family protein, which produces MKQLQLLAQPLARLLLAFMFIMSGYSKIGGYAGTQGYMEAMGVPGMLLPLVIALELVGGIAIVVGWQTRLVAFLLAGFSLVSAVLFHFNPSDQMQMIMFMKNVSIAGGFLLLVAHGAGAFSLDNRRA